A section of the Primulina eburnea isolate SZY01 chromosome 1, ASM2296580v1, whole genome shotgun sequence genome encodes:
- the LOC140831477 gene encoding uncharacterized protein gives MVNPQITFSLGRSGQDMVKETAGVSDGGILSTLVRLGSKRSLAEFFGTSTDYSYYSNNERTRGHMSERSDMYNINLEDSMLDPEDLRLKLTRKRISRRIKLEIEEREKAELHEKVSGATRALELPERSLSTKIPSSSGAAGPPKMDSTSSSYSSHATNEARSNPPERFAKYSSGFLIPGSAVDQLPYLSSIRHMDASRTAWFLISDPFECSAERSFLTNIPLSRGAAEPPPMDPVSSYTSWATSGARPKSSDRVATYFNGFSAPRTAVDQLPHVPSIRHMDASRAAQFLISDALECSGERSFLTNIPLSRGAAEPPQMDPVNHYTSWASSGETPQSSNRVATYFNGFSAPRTSVDLLPHVSSIRHLNASRTAQFLISDPLECSAEGSFLTNIPLSGGAAEPPQMDPVSSYTSRATNGERPQSSDRVATYFNGFSTPRTAVDLFPHVPSIRHVDASRTGQFLISDPLECSAEWSSLTNIPLSRGAAEPPPMDPDSSYTSWATSGVRPHSSDRVAKYFNGFSAPTAVDKLPRVPSIRPTDASRTAQFLISDSLELPKFPSPTMSMALEDFGKLVKELPPVTGSMFKALPFTDILSLTVSSLLHSLGLGKYAINFQAEEIDMVALKQMGELDLKELGIPMGPRKKILSALHSRTMRPMV, from the exons ATGGTGAATCCCCAAATCACGTTCTCCCTCGGCCGTTCTGGGCAA GATATGGTGAAGGAGACAGCAGGGGTCTCTGATGGCGGCATTCTTAGTACCTTGGTGCGATTAGGAAGCAAAAGGTCTCTTGCAGAGTTTTTCGGGACTAGTACCGATTATTCATATTATTCTAACAATGAAAG GACTAGAGGCCACATGAGTGAAAGGAGCGATATGTACAACATTAATCTTGAAG ATTCTATGCTGGACCCAGAAGACCTTAGATTGAAATTGACACGCAAGAGAATTTCTAGGCGTATAAAACTTGAAATTGAGGAGAGGGAAAAGGCAGAGCTTCACGAGAAGGTGTCCGGAGCTACTCGGGCTCTGGAACTACCCGAAAGGAGCCTCTCGACAAAAATTCCATCATCAAGTGGAGCTGCTGGACCACCTAAGATGGATTCAACCAGTAGTTCTTATTCTTCTCATGCTACAAATGAAGCTAGGTCCAACCCTCCCGAAAGATTTGCAAAATATTCTAGTGGTTTTTTAATTCCTGGGTCTGCAGTTGATCAGCTTCCATATCTGTCATCAATCAGGCATATGGATGCCTCGAGAACTGCCTGGTTCTTGATTAGTGATCCCTTCGAGTGTTCAGCCGAAAGGAGCTTCTTGACAAATATTCCATTATCAAGGGGAGCTGCTGAACCACCTCCGATGGATCCAGTCAGCAGTTATACTTCTTGGGCTACAAGTGGAGCGAGACCCAAATCCTCTGATAGAGTGGCAACATATTTTAATGGGTTTTCCGCTCCAAGAACTGCAGTTGATCAGCTTCCACATGTGCCATCAATCAGGCATATGGATGCCTCAAGAGCTGCTCAGTTCTTGATTAGTGATGCCTTGGAATGTTCAGGTGAAAGGAGCTTCTTGACAAATATTCCATTATCAAGGGGAGCTGCTGAACCACCTCAGATGGATCCAGTTAACCATTATACTTCTTGGGCTTCAAGTGGAGAGACACCCCAATCCTCTAACAGAGTGGCAACATATTTTAATGGTTTTTCCGCTCCAAGAACTTCAGTTGATCTGCTTCCACATGTGTCATCGATCAGGCATCTGAATGCCTCAAGAACTGCTCAGTTCTTGATTAGTGATCCCTTGGAATGTTCAGCCGAAGGGAGCTTCTTAACAAATATTCCATTATCAGGGGGAGCTGCTGAACCACCTCAGATGGATCCAGTCAGCAGTTATACTTCTCGGGCTACGAACGGGGAGAGACCCCAATCCTCTGACAGAGTGGCAACATATTTTAAtgggttttctactccaagaaCTGCAGTTGATCTGTTTCCACACGTGCCATCAATCAGGCATGTGGATGCCTCAAGAACCGGTCAGTTCTTGATTAGCGATCCTTTGGAATGTTCAGCCGAATGGAGCTCCTTGACAAATATTCCATTATCAAGGGGAGCTGCTGAACCACCTCCTATGGATCCAGACAGCAGTTATACTTCTTGGGCTACAAGTGGAGTGAGACCCCATTCCTCTGACAGAGtggcaaaatattttaatggGTTTTCTGCTCCAACTGCAGTTGATAAGCTTCCACGCGTGCCGTCAATTAGGCCTACAGATGCATCAAGAACTGCCCAATTCTTGATTAGCGACTCCTTGGAATTGCCAAAGTTCCCTTCACCTACAATGTCAATGGCCCTTGAGGATTTTGGTAAGCTGGTTAAGGAACTTCCACCTGTAACTGGTAGCATGTTCAAGGCCCTCCCATTCACG GACATTTTATCTCTCACCGTGAGTAGCTTGTTGCATTCACTTGGTTTGGGAAAATATGCTATCAATTTTCAAGCTGAAGAG ATTGACATGGTTGCGCTGAAGCAAATGGGGGAACTAGACCTGAAGGAATTGGGGATAC